Proteins encoded by one window of Emticicia oligotrophica DSM 17448:
- a CDS encoding GNAT family N-acetyltransferase gives MKIFFSENRVDYSTYTFDYAIYCLKESQAELSEIYEKGFLPYTGNLGINGDIFYLARSLRVDLDRFEDTSENRRVNRLVEPLNITLDVIKKTDFDLNDAEFVNLSQEYISQRIGDDNMSWERWQYILSRETGTHIFKFSIEGKLLGFVFAVLEGEMLHYWFAFFNTEYMRSHSLGKWLMWRVIKWGKENALKHVYLGTAYKQSALYKIRDHKGLEYFDGYRWNKDVERLKNLCKNDLEPKAADEFKMLDNPNDFLNQL, from the coding sequence ATGAAGATATTTTTTTCCGAAAATAGAGTAGATTACTCAACTTATACTTTCGATTATGCGATTTATTGTTTGAAAGAATCGCAGGCCGAATTATCAGAAATTTATGAGAAAGGGTTTCTACCATATACTGGAAATTTAGGTATCAATGGCGATATTTTTTATTTGGCTCGTAGCCTTAGAGTTGATTTAGACCGTTTTGAAGATACTTCAGAAAATCGTCGAGTAAATCGTTTAGTAGAGCCACTTAATATTACACTGGATGTAATTAAAAAAACAGATTTTGACCTAAACGATGCTGAGTTTGTAAACTTAAGTCAAGAATATATTTCGCAACGTATTGGCGATGATAATATGAGTTGGGAGCGTTGGCAGTATATTCTTTCGAGAGAAACAGGTACGCATATCTTTAAATTTAGTATTGAAGGCAAGCTTCTCGGTTTTGTTTTTGCCGTGCTTGAAGGAGAGATGCTCCATTATTGGTTTGCCTTTTTTAATACAGAATACATGCGAAGCCATTCGCTTGGCAAATGGCTTATGTGGCGTGTGATTAAATGGGGAAAAGAAAATGCCTTAAAACACGTTTATTTAGGAACGGCTTATAAACAGTCGGCCCTTTATAAAATTCGTGACCACAAAGGATTGGAGTATTTTGATGGTTATCGTTGGAATAAAGATGTTGAACGACTTAAGAATCTTTGTAAAAATGATTTAGAACCTAAAGCCGCCGATGAGTTCAAAATGCTTGATAACCCCAATGATTTTCTTAATCAATTATAA
- a CDS encoding FtsW/RodA/SpoVE family cell cycle protein — METWLKDKLRGDWQIWFIIVLLSLFSMLVVYSASTALAYKKAGGNTESYLLNHTGHLLLGLFVIWFIHRIDYTKYAGISRLLLWITPVLLIYTYLFGTTVGGTKRWINLFGISFQSSDLVRLVLITNLAAMLARRQNVQYTQKTLMGLIFWCGVLCGMLAITNFSTAVILGVTCFLIMYMGRVPGKYLFRMAAAVVGALIAVLGISVYLYSKGVEFGRGQVVLERIEAFIDVDINRDKEIGNPDRDDAFQKEQAMIAIARGGIIGIGPGNSFQRNYLPEAFSDYIYAIIVEEYGMLGAIFVMGLYLWLLYRGLKNVSNTQRAFGGLLCVGLTFSIVFQAFIHMFINVGLGPVTGQTLPLMSMGGTSILFTATAIGIVLSVTKGEYDDKEKALNA; from the coding sequence ATGGAAACGTGGTTGAAAGACAAATTGCGTGGTGACTGGCAAATCTGGTTCATCATTGTGCTTCTATCTTTATTTAGTATGCTGGTTGTTTATAGTGCCAGTACCGCTCTTGCTTATAAAAAGGCAGGAGGAAATACCGAAAGCTACTTACTTAATCATACGGGTCACCTTTTATTAGGTCTATTTGTTATATGGTTTATTCATCGTATTGACTATACGAAATACGCAGGAATTTCAAGACTTTTACTTTGGATTACGCCAGTACTATTAATATATACGTATTTATTTGGTACCACAGTTGGTGGAACCAAACGTTGGATTAATCTTTTTGGTATTTCGTTCCAATCATCCGATTTAGTTCGTTTGGTGCTTATTACCAATTTGGCTGCAATGTTAGCACGCCGCCAAAATGTACAATACACCCAAAAAACACTGATGGGTTTGATTTTTTGGTGTGGGGTACTGTGTGGTATGTTGGCAATCACCAATTTCTCAACGGCGGTTATTTTAGGTGTCACTTGTTTTCTTATTATGTACATGGGACGTGTACCAGGAAAGTACCTTTTCAGAATGGCAGCGGCGGTTGTAGGAGCATTAATTGCAGTCTTAGGCATAAGTGTTTATTTATATTCAAAAGGCGTAGAGTTTGGTCGTGGTCAGGTTGTACTAGAACGTATCGAGGCATTTATTGATGTTGATATTAATCGAGATAAGGAAATAGGAAATCCAGACCGTGATGATGCTTTCCAGAAAGAGCAAGCAATGATTGCAATCGCTCGTGGAGGAATTATTGGAATAGGCCCCGGAAACAGCTTTCAACGGAACTATTTACCAGAAGCATTCTCAGACTATATTTATGCAATAATTGTTGAAGAATACGGTATGTTGGGAGCCATATTTGTCATGGGTTTGTATTTATGGTTACTCTATAGAGGCCTTAAAAATGTTAGTAATACACAACGAGCTTTCGGAGGGCTTCTTTGTGTGGGGCTTACCTTTAGTATTGTGTTTCAGGCATTTATTCACATGTTTATCAATGTAGGCTTGGGGCCAGTAACAGGGCAAACACTTCCTTTGATGAGTATGGGAGGAACCTCAATTTTGTTTACCGCAACAGCTATTGGAATTGTATTGAGTGTAACGAAAGGCGAATATGATGATAAGGAAAAAGCCCTTAATGCTTAG
- a CDS encoding mechanosensitive ion channel family protein: protein MKQPMSFTDTLLATFNDLVRSFMTFFYNLIGAVIILLIGWGVAKMVAAVTQKMLEQIGADRVGDKLNEIDAIKSLKLEIKLSKIVSKALYYFILIFMLRPAADTLGVPAISDMVKLLVEFIPKLISSALMLSAGIFLADALKNFVVTLCKSFNIAAGKLIGTIIFFFLLIIFVIQSVAQVGINTSLLESSFNLLVGGVIFAFAIGYGFASKEILLNIISSFYSKNRYREGQIIEIDGVKGEIIGMDNTTITLKTEDSKTIFPLRVLQSKSVTVYED from the coding sequence ATGAAGCAACCGATGAGTTTTACTGATACCCTGTTGGCCACATTCAATGATTTGGTGAGAAGTTTTATGACCTTTTTCTATAATCTCATTGGGGCCGTTATTATTCTTCTAATTGGTTGGGGTGTTGCCAAAATGGTAGCAGCCGTAACTCAAAAAATGCTCGAACAAATTGGAGCGGATAGAGTAGGCGATAAGCTAAATGAAATTGATGCTATTAAAAGCCTTAAATTGGAGATAAAGCTGAGCAAAATCGTTTCGAAAGCACTTTATTATTTTATTTTGATTTTTATGCTACGCCCTGCTGCTGATACTTTGGGCGTGCCTGCGATTTCAGATATGGTTAAGCTTTTGGTCGAATTTATTCCAAAGCTTATTTCTTCAGCACTGATGCTTTCAGCTGGTATTTTTTTGGCAGATGCCTTGAAAAACTTTGTAGTTACGCTTTGTAAATCCTTTAACATTGCGGCTGGAAAACTAATAGGTACGATTATCTTTTTCTTCTTGTTAATAATTTTCGTTATTCAATCAGTTGCACAAGTAGGTATCAACACAAGTTTGCTAGAATCGAGTTTTAATTTATTGGTCGGGGGAGTTATTTTCGCTTTTGCAATTGGTTATGGTTTTGCTTCGAAGGAAATTCTACTGAATATTATTTCTTCATTTTATAGTAAAAACCGCTATCGTGAAGGCCAAATTATCGAAATTGACGGGGTGAAAGGGGAAATAATAGGTATGGACAATACAACAATTACCCTAAAGACCGAAGATTCGAAAACAATATTTCCCTTGCGAGTCTTACAGTCCAAATCTGTAACTGTTTATGAAGATTAA
- the mscL gene encoding large conductance mechanosensitive channel protein MscL yields the protein MLKEFKTFISQGNVLDLAVGVVIGGAFSKITTSLVDDILMPIVGYFLAGVDFKTLALHLGQPDEKGVYPVNIMYGNFIQITIQFLIIAWVIFLIVKLANKAKVSEK from the coding sequence ATGTTGAAAGAATTTAAAACATTTATTTCCCAAGGCAATGTGCTTGATTTAGCAGTTGGTGTTGTTATCGGAGGTGCTTTTAGTAAAATTACTACCTCATTGGTAGATGATATTCTAATGCCAATCGTTGGTTATTTCTTGGCTGGGGTAGATTTTAAAACTCTTGCCTTACATTTGGGTCAGCCAGATGAAAAAGGGGTTTATCCAGTAAATATCATGTATGGTAATTTTATTCAAATTACGATACAATTCTTGATTATTGCGTGGGTAATTTTCCTTATTGTTAAGTTAGCTAATAAGGCCAAAGTTTCTGAAAAGTAA
- a CDS encoding DUF3078 domain-containing protein, whose translation MKKKVLLTIIYLAFTSFTFAQEIPQTHEDSLRIGWWDPRNTQFGINFSQTGFNDAWSGAQGSVGSIGLGFLFNNKAVYHKKKGVFSSDIQFQYGMLKNKGQEAVKSIDRIFMDAKYASKLSPTINWFAGVNFLSQFAAGYDLKAANKPMISNLFAPAFLAEGVGLEWKPQKYFVLQLGGATLRQTFVTNDKVFENTAKEVTENGQIIKRSYGTEKGKVLNEMGFQFVAAFDKDIAKNVNLKWRYQGFLAYAPKNKPMDHNISLIATAKVNKYMNVNFTLLGLYDADIVKKFQISEGLAVGLLFTL comes from the coding sequence ATGAAGAAGAAGGTTCTCCTAACAATCATTTATTTAGCATTTACTTCTTTTACCTTTGCTCAAGAGATTCCTCAAACCCATGAAGATTCACTCCGAATTGGTTGGTGGGATCCACGCAATACGCAATTTGGCATTAACTTCTCACAGACTGGTTTCAACGATGCTTGGTCAGGGGCACAGGGTAGTGTAGGAAGTATCGGACTCGGTTTTCTTTTTAATAATAAAGCAGTTTATCATAAGAAAAAGGGAGTTTTCTCATCTGATATTCAGTTTCAATATGGTATGCTGAAAAATAAGGGTCAAGAAGCAGTAAAAAGTATTGACCGTATTTTTATGGATGCTAAATATGCAAGTAAATTATCACCAACAATTAACTGGTTTGCTGGAGTAAACTTTCTCTCACAGTTTGCTGCTGGTTATGATTTAAAAGCAGCCAATAAACCAATGATATCTAATCTTTTCGCCCCCGCTTTTTTGGCCGAGGGTGTTGGTTTGGAGTGGAAACCTCAAAAATATTTTGTATTACAATTAGGTGGAGCTACACTTCGACAAACATTTGTGACCAATGATAAAGTTTTTGAAAATACAGCCAAAGAAGTGACAGAAAATGGACAAATTATTAAACGTTCTTATGGTACTGAAAAAGGAAAAGTTTTAAATGAAATGGGTTTTCAGTTTGTAGCAGCTTTTGATAAAGATATTGCTAAAAATGTAAACTTGAAGTGGCGTTATCAGGGTTTCTTAGCTTATGCTCCTAAAAATAAACCAATGGACCACAATATTAGCTTAATTGCTACTGCGAAGGTAAATAAATATATGAATGTAAACTTTACACTTTTGGGGCTTTATGATGCCGATATTGTGAAGAAATTTCAAATTAGTGAAGGCTTAGCAGTTGGTCTTTTGTTTACACTTTAA
- the murG gene encoding undecaprenyldiphospho-muramoylpentapeptide beta-N-acetylglucosaminyltransferase, translating into MKKIIISGGGTGGHIYPAVAIANELKAIDASNEILFVGAEGKMEMEKVPKAGYKIIGLPIAGINRSNMLANLGLPLKLIKSLWKTYRVIKDFKPDIAIGVGGYASGPTLIMANFLGVPTLIQEQNSFAGVTNKFVAKKAQKICVAYPNMEQFFPKEKIIMTGNPVRKDILETNSKREQAFKHFGLDPERKTLLVIGGSQGARTINEAIFAGLNDLISNDLQVIWQTGKIFINKAKQGVESLQTQRVFVSDFIYEMDLAYAAADLVVSRAGALSVSELCLAEKPSILVPLPTAAEDHQTQNALSLVNVKAAWLVKDVEARDILVDNVVKLANDKQEMQLLSKNIKTLAKPEAGKEIAAEVLKIIK; encoded by the coding sequence ATGAAAAAAATTATCATCAGTGGTGGCGGTACGGGTGGACACATTTATCCGGCAGTAGCAATTGCCAATGAGCTAAAAGCTATTGATGCTTCTAATGAAATATTATTTGTAGGAGCAGAAGGGAAAATGGAAATGGAGAAAGTACCTAAGGCTGGATATAAAATCATCGGTTTACCCATTGCAGGGATTAACCGCTCGAATATGCTGGCCAATTTAGGATTACCACTGAAGCTAATCAAAAGCCTTTGGAAAACGTATCGAGTGATTAAAGACTTTAAGCCAGATATTGCGATTGGTGTAGGCGGATATGCCAGTGGCCCAACCCTGATTATGGCAAATTTCTTAGGTGTTCCAACGCTCATTCAAGAGCAGAACTCGTTTGCGGGTGTTACTAATAAATTTGTGGCGAAGAAAGCACAAAAAATATGTGTGGCATACCCTAATATGGAGCAGTTTTTCCCGAAAGAAAAAATTATTATGACGGGAAACCCAGTGAGAAAAGATATTCTTGAAACGAATTCGAAGAGAGAGCAAGCATTTAAACATTTTGGCCTCGACCCCGAACGAAAAACACTTTTAGTAATTGGGGGTAGCCAAGGAGCAAGAACAATCAATGAGGCAATATTTGCAGGTTTAAACGATTTAATATCAAACGACCTTCAAGTAATTTGGCAAACAGGTAAGATTTTTATTAATAAAGCTAAGCAAGGGGTTGAATCATTACAAACACAGCGTGTATTTGTATCAGATTTTATCTACGAAATGGATTTAGCCTATGCCGCCGCCGATTTAGTGGTTTCTCGTGCAGGTGCTTTGTCGGTTTCGGAATTATGCTTAGCAGAAAAGCCATCAATTTTGGTTCCATTACCAACAGCCGCCGAAGACCACCAAACACAAAATGCTCTGAGTTTGGTAAACGTAAAAGCCGCATGGTTAGTAAAAGACGTGGAGGCTCGCGATATTTTGGTAGATAATGTGGTTAAACTTGCCAATGATAAGCAAGAAATGCAATTATTGAGTAAAAATATCAAGACTTTAGCCAAACCTGAGGCAGGAAAGGAAATTGCAGCCGAAGTATTGAAAATCATTAAATAG
- a CDS encoding DUF2891 domain-containing protein: MLIKKLILPKTLSGLILFFIISLSSKAQESKSALFTQEIAEKLAALPLHCINQEFPNKTGHSSDTAEDHQLLPSQLHPSFFGCLDWHSSVHGHWMLIKLLKVFPNIKDREKIISVLDNNFQAEKIKTEAEYFTKYKTTATFERTYGWAWVLKLDQELLTWNDPIAQKWYQNLQPLTKEIVRLWTAFLPKQTYPNRTGVHPNTAFGLVFALDWARATKNTEFEKAIVEKAKQFYKSQINAPAYLEPDGSDFLSPNLEIADLMRRIMTPKEFETWFSAFLQPKSIQNLLKQPVVSDRKDYQIVHLDGLSISRAWCFKGIASVLPKSNPLKVKFEQTSASFLNNALPNVTSGNYGGDHWLGSFAVYAIFD; the protein is encoded by the coding sequence ATGCTTATCAAAAAACTAATACTCCCTAAAACCTTAAGTGGACTGATTCTATTTTTCATAATTAGTTTAAGTTCTAAAGCACAAGAATCAAAATCAGCTCTTTTTACACAAGAAATCGCCGAGAAATTAGCGGCATTACCCTTACATTGTATTAATCAGGAGTTTCCTAATAAAACAGGGCATAGCTCTGATACCGCCGAAGACCATCAATTATTGCCTTCACAACTACACCCAAGTTTTTTTGGTTGCCTCGATTGGCATTCAAGTGTGCATGGACATTGGATGTTGATTAAATTATTAAAGGTTTTTCCGAATATCAAAGATAGAGAAAAGATTATCAGTGTTTTGGATAACAATTTTCAAGCAGAGAAGATAAAAACAGAAGCTGAATATTTCACGAAGTATAAAACAACCGCTACCTTCGAACGAACTTATGGTTGGGCGTGGGTTTTGAAGCTCGACCAAGAACTACTTACCTGGAATGACCCGATAGCTCAAAAATGGTATCAAAATCTACAACCGCTCACGAAAGAAATAGTAAGACTTTGGACAGCATTCCTACCTAAACAAACTTATCCTAACCGCACAGGTGTACACCCTAATACTGCATTCGGTTTGGTTTTTGCCTTGGATTGGGCAAGAGCTACGAAAAATACTGAATTTGAAAAAGCTATTGTTGAAAAAGCTAAGCAGTTTTATAAATCTCAAATCAATGCTCCTGCATATTTAGAACCCGATGGCTCAGATTTTCTTTCTCCGAACCTCGAAATAGCCGATTTAATGCGTCGAATCATGACCCCAAAAGAATTTGAAACTTGGTTTAGTGCTTTTCTTCAGCCAAAATCAATTCAAAATCTTTTAAAGCAACCTGTTGTTAGTGACAGAAAAGATTATCAAATAGTTCATCTTGATGGTCTAAGTATCAGCCGAGCATGGTGTTTCAAGGGAATTGCTTCTGTTCTACCCAAAAGTAACCCTTTGAAAGTAAAATTTGAGCAAACATCGGCTTCTTTCCTTAATAATGCTTTACCCAATGTTACCTCTGGGAATTATGGTGGAGACCACTGGTTAGGGTCTTTTGCGGTTTATGCAATTTTTGATTAA